A stretch of the Notamacropus eugenii isolate mMacEug1 chromosome 2, mMacEug1.pri_v2, whole genome shotgun sequence genome encodes the following:
- the LOC140524015 gene encoding uncharacterized protein isoform X1: protein MVNSCCGSVCSERSCGQEACEEACCAPSCCRPSCCPSVCCQPTCCQTTCCRPTCCRPTCCVTSCCQPCCRPSCCRPVCCQTTCCRTTCCRPSCCLSSCCRPRCCQSVCCQPTCCRPSCCQSSCCSPCCCQTTCCRPTCCRPSCCVSSCCQPCCRPSCCVSSCCQPCCRPSCCVSSCCRPCCRPSCCVSSCCRPCCRPTCCQTTCCRTTCCRPACCGSSCC from the coding sequence ATGGTCAACTCCTGTTGTGGCTCCGTGTGCTCTGAGCGCAGCTGTGGCCAGGAAGCCTGTGAGGAGGCATGCTGCGCCCCCAGCTGCTGCAGACCCAGCTGCTGCCCCTCTGTGTGCTGCCAGCCAACGTGCTGCCAAACGACTTGTTGCCGCCCAACTTGCTGCCGCccaacttgctgtgtgaccagctgctgccagccctgctgccgccccagctgctgtCGTCCCGTCTGCTGCCAGACGACTTGCTGCAGAACCACGtgctgccgccccagctgctgtCTGTCCAGCTGCTGCAGACCAAGGTGCTGCCAGTCCGTTTGCTGCCAACCCACCTGCTGCCGCCCTTCCTGCTGCCAGTCTAGTTGCTGCTCACCTTGCTGCTGCCAAACCACTTGCTGCCGCCCAACttgctgccgccccagctgctgtgtgtccagctgctgccagccctgctgccgccccagctgctgtgtgtccagctgctgccagccctgctgccgccccagctgctgtgtgtccagctgctgccggccctgctgccgccccagctgctgtgTGTCCAGCTGCTGCCGGCCCTGCTGCCGCCCCACATGCTGCCAGACCACCTGCTGCAGGACCACCTGCTGCCGCCCAGCCTGCTGTGGCTCCTCCTGCTGCTGA
- the LOC140524015 gene encoding uncharacterized protein isoform X2: MVNSCCGSVCSERSCGQEACEEACCAPSCCRPSCCPSVCCQPTCCQTTCCRPTCCRPTCCVTSCCQPCCRPSCCRPVCCQTTCCRTTCCRPSCCLSSCCRPRCCQSVCCQPTCCRPSCCQSSCCSPCCCQTTCCRPTCCRPSCCVSSCCQPCCRPSCCVTTCCRPACCGSSCC, translated from the exons ATGGTCAACTCCTGTTGTGGCTCCGTGTGCTCTGAGCGCAGCTGTGGCCAGGAAGCCTGTGAGGAGGCATGCTGCGCCCCCAGCTGCTGCAGACCCAGCTGCTGCCCCTCTGTGTGCTGCCAGCCAACGTGCTGCCAAACGACTTGTTGCCGCCCAACTTGCTGCCGCccaacttgctgtgtgaccagctgctgccagccctgctgccgccccagctgctgtCGTCCCGTCTGCTGCCAGACGACTTGCTGCAGAACCACGtgctgccgccccagctgctgtCTGTCCAGCTGCTGCAGACCAAGGTGCTGCCAGTCCGTTTGCTGCCAACCCACCTGCTGCCGCCCTTCCTGCTGCCAGTCTAGTTGCTGCTCACCTTGCTGCTGCCAAACCACTTGCTGCCGCCCAACttgctgccgccccagctgctgtgtgtccagctgctgccagccctgctgccgccccagctgctgtgt GACCACCTGCTGCCGCCCAGCCTGCTGTGGCTCCTCCTGCTGCTGA